One Glycine max cultivar Williams 82 chromosome 6, Glycine_max_v4.0, whole genome shotgun sequence DNA segment encodes these proteins:
- the LOC121175076 gene encoding uncharacterized protein has translation MIQALASLSLREKYMKKGWMKIIPFKEMIVLFTPKVQANLILLLLLQLCIHIQICLQFFTMKQA, from the exons ATGATtcaagctctagcttctctttcCCTTAGAGAGAAATACATGAAGAAAGGATGGATGAAGATTA taccTTTTAAAGAGATGATTGTACTATTTACGCCAAAAGTCCAGGCGAACTTGATCTTGCTACTGCTGCTTCAACTCTGCATCCATATTCAAATATGTCTCCAATTCTTCACTATGAAGCAAGCCTAG
- the LOC100500236 gene encoding uncharacterized protein LOC100500236, giving the protein MRRRLTSIFGMQHVSKFLAKRSINVAKSRLQVAMRSRFSLPILMNYWERLGLSDFSTMHDAQKGLQCVAEPWYQYLRDNAFSVGDEICFYFRPYKKV; this is encoded by the exons ATGAGGAGAAGGCTAACTTCCATTTTTGGGATGCAACATGTATCAAAATTTTTGGCAAAACGATCGATCAATGTCGCCAAGAGTAGATTGCA AGTGGCGATGAGATCAAGGTTTTCCCTCCCTATTTTGATGAATTATTGGGAAAGACTTGGGCTGTCAGATTTTAGTACCATGCACGATGCTCAAAAAGGCCTACAATGTGTTGCTGAACCTTGGTACCAATATTTGAGAGACAATGCCTTCAGTGTTGGAGATGAGATATGTTTCTACTTTAGGCCTTATAAAAAAGTATGA
- the LOC106799107 gene encoding disease resistance protein RPV1, protein MASKAIIQYSSSSSSSHAIITTYDVFVSFRGEDTRNNFTAFLFDALFENGIHAFKDDTHLQKGESIAPELLLAIQESRLFLVVFSKNYASSTWCLRELAHICNCTIEPSSSRVLPIFYDVDPSEVRKQSGYYGIAFAEHERRFREDIEKMEEVQRWREALIQVANISGWDIQNESQPAMIKEIVQKIKCRLGSKFQNLPNGNLVGMESRVKELEKCLKLESVSDVRVVGISGMGGIGKTTLASALYEKIAYQFDFHCFVDDVNYIYRRSGSLGVQKQLLSQCLNDKNLEICNASVGTYLIGTRLRNKRGLIVFDNVNQVEQLRMFTGSRETLLLECLGGGSRIIIISRDEHILRTHGVHHVYEVQPLEDDNAVQLFCKNAFKCDYIMSDYKMLTYDVLSHADGHPLAIEVIGKSLHGRNVSQWRGILVRLSDNKSKDIMDVLRISYDDLEENDREIFLDIACFFDQDYFEHCEEEILDFRGFNPEIGLQILVDKSLITIFDGRIYMHSLLRDLGKCIVREKSPKEPRKWSRLWECEDLYKVMSNNMEAKNLEAIVVDDKSWMFFNTIMRVDALSKMKNLKLLKLPEYDSLYGDEEEELCTYTKKDFFSGNLNYLSNELGYLIWQCYPFNSLPQCFQPHNLFELDLSWSSIQHLWDSTQPIPNLRRLNVSYCKYLIEVPNFGEALNLYWLNLERCERLKRFHPSVGFPRNLTYLNLRGCNSLVELPHFEQALKLEILDLRRCELLKQLPSSIGRLRVSLTCQFCRGPKF, encoded by the exons ATGGCTTCTAAGGCCATCATCCAATAcagctcttcttcttcttcatctcatGCGATCATCACTACATATGATGTGTTTGTCAGCTTCCGCGGTGAAGACACGCGCAACAACTTCACTGCTTTTCTCTTTGATGCTCTCTTTGAAAATGGCATCCATGCCTTCAAAGATGATACACATCTTCAGAAAGGCGAATCCATAGCACCCGAGCTGCTACTGGCCATTCAAGAGTCTCGCCTTTTCCTTGTGGTCTTCTCTAAGAACTATGCTTCCTCAACTTGGTGCTTGCGTGAACTTGCACACATCTGCAACTGCACTATTGAACCATCCTCGAGTCGTGTTCTTCCAATTTTCTATGATGTTGATCCATCAGAGGTGCGGAAACAGAGTGGTTATTATGGGATTGCCTTTGCAGAACACGAACGAAGATTCAGAGAAGATATAGAGAAGATGGAGGAAGTGCAGAGATGGAGAGAAGCTCTGATACAAGTGGCCAATATCTCTGGCTGGGATATCCAAAATGA GTCACAACCTGCAATGATTAAAGAAattgttcaaaaaataaaatgtagatTGGGTTCCAAATTTCAAAATCTTCCAAATGGTAATCTAGTTGGGATGGAATCCCGTGTTAAAGAATTAGAGAAGTGTTTAAAATTGGAGTCGGTTAGTGATGTTCGAGTTGTCGGAATTAGTGGAATGGGGGGAATAGGAAAAACGACTCTTGCAAGTGCTTTATATGAAAAGATTGCTtatcaatttgattttcattgttttgttgATGATGTAAACTATATTTATCGACGTTCTGGTTCACTAGGTGTACAAAAACAGTTACTTTCTCAGTGCCTAAATGATAAAAATCTAGAGATTTGCAATGCTTCTGTGGGAACATATTTGATAGGGACAAGGCTACGCAATAAACGAGGACTTATAGTTTTTGATAATGTTAATCAGGTTGAACAACTACGCATGTTTACAGGGAGTAGAGAGACTCTATTACTTGAATGCCTAGGTGGAGGGAGCAGAATCATTATAATTTCTAGGGATGAACACATATTAAGGACACATGGAGTACATCATGTTTACGAAGTCCAGCCATTGGAAGATGACAATGCTGTTCAGTTATTTTGCAAAAATGCTTTTAAATGTGACTATATTATGAGTGATTATAAAATGTTGACATATGATGTACTATCACATGCTGATGGCCATCCCTTGGCAATTGAAGTAATAGGCAAATCTTTGCATGGTCGAAATGTTTCGCAGTGGAGAGGTATATTGGTTAGGCTAAGTGATAATAAAAGTAAGGATATAATGGATGTGTTGCGAATAAGTTATGATGATCTGGAAGAAAATGACAGGgaaatatttttagatattGCTTGTTTCTTCGATCAGGATTATTTTGAGCATTGTGAGGAGGAAATCTTGGATTTTCGTGGATTTAATCCTGAAATTGGCCTCCAAATTCTTGTTGATAAATCACTCATAACCATTTTTGATGGGAGGATTTATATGCATAGCTTGCTCAGAGATTTAGGCAAGTGTATTGTTCGAGAAAAATCACCTAAAGAGCCAAGAAAGTGGAGTAGACTCTGGGAGTGTGAAGATCTCTACAAAGTTATGTCGAACAATAtg GAAGCAAAAAATCTGGAAGCCATAGTTGTTGATGATAAATCATGGATGTTTTTTAATACAATAATGAGAGTTGATGCTCtatcaaaaatgaaaaaccttAAGTTGCTTAAGCTTCCCGAGTATGATAGTTTGTATGGGGATGAGGAAGAGGAGCTTTGCACATATACGaagaaggattttttttcaggAAACCTGAATTATCTTTCCAATGAATTAGGATATCTTATTTGGCAATGCTATCCCTTTAACTCTCTACCTCAATGTTTTCAACCACACAATCTTTTTGAGTTGGATCTTTCTTGGAGTAGCATCCAACATTTATGGGACAGCACACAG CCGATACCCAATTTGAGACGTTTGAATGTCTCTTACTGCAAATATCTAATCGAGGTGCCCAATTTTGGTGAGGCCCTAAATCTTTATTGGCTAAATCTCGAAAGATGTGAACGACTCAAGCGGTTCCATCCATCCGTTGGTTTTCCTAGAAATCTTACCTATCTGAATTTAAGAGGCTGCAACAGTCTTGTCGAGTTACCACATTTTGAACAGGCCCTAAAGCTTGAAATTTTAGATCTGAGACGATGTGAACTACTAAAACAGCTACCCTCATCCATTGGTCGTCTAAGAGTCTCACTGACTTGCCAATTTTGTAGAGGACCTAAATTTTGA